In Temnothorax longispinosus isolate EJ_2023e chromosome 10, Tlon_JGU_v1, whole genome shotgun sequence, a single window of DNA contains:
- the Scamc gene encoding calcium-binding mitochondrial carrier protein SCaMC-2-A isoform X2 — MYVLKKGGFLQYDSTLSTCQVREEFLQRYHELLQRYMDIGEDIGVPEEFTKGEMVSGMWWRHLLSGGIAGAVSRTCTAPLDRIKVYLQVHGTRHCNIMSCFRYMLREGGIRSLWRGNGINVLKIGPETALKFMAYEQVKRAIKEDDEGRELGLYQRFCAGSMAGGISQSAIYPLEVLKTRLALRKTGEFNGVVDAATKIYRQGGLKSFYRGYVPNLIGILPYAGIDLAVYETLKNSYLRTHDKKEQPPFWILLLCGTASSTAGQVCSYPLALVRTRLQAEIAPERLPNTMIGVFKDILNREGVRGLYRGLTPNFLKVAPAVSISYVVYEHFRQALGVNMT; from the exons ATGTACGTCCTGAAGAAAGGGGGATTTCTCCAGTATGATAGCACCCTGTCCACGTGTCAAGTACGTGAGGAATTTCTGCAGCGCTACCATGAGTTATTGCAACGG tataTGGATATCGGGGAGGACATCGGCGTCCCCGAAGAGTTCACGAAGGGTGAGATGGTATCTGGAATGTGGTGGCGACATTTATTATCCGGGGGGATAGCAGGTGCGGTATCACGTACTTGCACCGCGCCTTTAGACCGTATCAAGGTCTATCTACAA GTCCACGGCACACGACACTGCAATATCATGAGTTGCTTCAGGTACATGTTGCGTGAGGGTGGCATTAGGAGCCTGTGGCGCGGCAATGGCATTAACGTGCTCAAGATTGGCCCGGAGACAGCGCTCAAGTTTATGGCATACGAACAAGTGAAGCGGGCGATCAAGGAGGACGATGAGGGCCGCGAACTTGGGCTCTACCAGCGATTTTGTGCTGGCTCCATGGCCGGTGGCATCAGTCAGTCAGCCATCTATCCCCTTGAG GTACTGAAGACTAGACTTGCATTGCGAAAAACGGGCGAATTTAATGGCGTGGTTGACGCAGCCACGAAAATATATAGACAAGGTGGTTTGAAATCCTTCTACAGAGGCTATGTACCTAATTTGATAGGAATACTTCCTTATGCCGGCATCGATTTAGCCGTCTACGAA ACGCTGAAGAATAGTTACTTACGTACGCATGACAAAAAGGAACAACCGCCATTTTGGATTCTATTGCTGTGTGGCACCGCGTCCAGCACAGCCGGCCAAGTATGCTCGTATCCGCTAGCGTTAGTGCGGACGCGACTGCAGGCCGAGATTGCGCCCGAACGCTTGCCTAACACAATGATTGGCGTCTTCAAAGACATTCTCAACCGCGAGGGAGTACGCGGTCTGTATCGCGGCCTCACGCCTAATTTTCTCAAG gTTGCACCTGCCGTATCTATTAGTTACGTAGTATATGAGCATTTCCGGCAGGCGTTGGGCGTCAACATGACGTGA